TGCTCGAACCGGCGGCGTTCGTGCAGGCGGTACGGACGGTCCTGCCAGAATTCCATCGCCAGCGGGCGAACACGCCAGCCGCCCCAGTGCGCGGGCCGCTCCACCTCGCCGCCCTCGAAGCGGGCACGCGCTTCTTCGTAGCGGGCCAGGAAGGTCTCACGCGAATCGAGCGGGGCGGACTGGTCCGACGCCACCGCGCCAAGCTGCGAATCGCGGGCGCGCGAATGGAAATAGGCCTCCGCCTCGGCATCGCTCACCGGGGAGAGCACGCCCTCGATGCGGATCTGGCGGCGCAGGCTTTTCCAGTGGAACAGCAGCGAGACCTGGGGATTGGCGGCGATTTCCCCGCCCTTGCGGCTGCGGCCATTGGTGTAGAACACGAAGCCGTCCGGCCCATGACCCTTGAGCAGCACCATGCGCACCGAGGGGAAACCGTCCGGCGTTGCAGTGGCCAGCGCCATGGCGTTGGAATCGTTGGGCTCGGTACCGCGCGCCTCGTCGTACCACTGGGTGAACAGCGCCAAGGGGTCGCCGTGCGGGATCACTTCGCGGGCCTGTTCGGAATCGATCGCTGAATCTGACACTGTCTGCACTGCCCCAACTGGAATTTCGTAACTGCCCGCCCCTGCACACGAACGACGGCAAGGGCCTTGATCGCGGGCAATTCGTCAACGCACGGCGCAACATAAAGGCCGCAAACCGGTTTCCCCCACTCGTAGGAAAGCATAAGGCTGCCCGCAAGCCATCGTCGCGCTTGTCCAAAGCCTGAACGCAACCTAGCTAGACAGGCATTATGGCAGCAGATCCCTATACCACTCTTGGCGTCACCCGCGGTGCGACCGAAAAGGACATCAAGTCCGCCTATCGCAAGCTGGCGAAGGAACTCCACCCGGACACCAACAAGGACAACCCCAAGGCGACCGAACGCTTCAGCGAAGTGACGCGCGCGTATGACCTGCTTTCCGACAAGGCCAAGCGCGCCCAGTTCGACCGGGGCGAGATCGACGCCGACGGCAACCCGGCCAGCCCCTTCGGCGGCGGCGGGTTCGGCGGCGGCTATGGCGGCGGTCAGGGCGGCCAGCGCGGCTTCGGCGGCGGCATGGGCGGTGAGGACGGGATCGACCTGGAAGACCTGTTCGGCGGGATCTTCGGCGGCGGCGCACGCGGCGGCATGGGTGGAATGGGCGGCGGTATGGGCGGCGGCGCACGCGGCCGGGCTGCTCCGCGCGGCGCCAATGTGAATTACCGCCTTGCCGTGCCGCTTCCCGATGCGGCCGAGCTGAAATCGCAGCGTATCACCCTGTCGGACGGCAAGACGATCGACCTCAAGCTGCCTGCCGGGGTCGAGGACGGCACCCAGATGCGCCTCGGCGGCAAGGGCGAGGTTGGCCCCGGCGGCGCCGGGGACGCCACCGTCACCATCCAGATCCAGCCCCACGCCTTCTTCAAGCAGGACGGCGACGATTTGCGCGTGGACCTGCCGATCACCCTGGACGAAGCGCTGGCCGGCGCCAAGGTGAAGGCCCCCACTGCTGCCGGCGCCGTCATGCTTTCCGTCCCCCCGGGCGCAAGCTCGGGCAAGGTGCTGCGCCTCAAGGGCCGCGGCATGACCCGCAAGGATGCCAGCCGCGGCGACCTGCTCATCACCCTCCAGATCGTCCTGCCCGAAGCAGACGCCGAAGCGAGCGCAGAGCTTGCCCGCCGCCTCGAAGGCTGGAGCGATCCCCGCGACGTGCGCGCCAAACTTGGCGTCTGACGCCCCCGGCGCGGCGGATGGCGCGGGCGGTCAGCACCGCCCAGAGCCACACCAGCACGAGCCACACCGGCACGAACCGCTGCGCCGCAAGCTGAAGCGAAAGGCCGGACCGGGCACGCGGTTTTTCCGCGTCGTCATGCGCGTCATCAACGGCACCTGGGACGATGGCTTCATCCATGCCGGCAACCTGGCATACATGACGCTGCTGGCGCTGTTTCCGTTCTTCATCGCCCTGGCCGCGATCTTCTCGGCCCTGGGCGAGCAGGACCAGCTGGGCGCCTCGATCGACGCGGTGCTGCGCGCCCTGCCCCCGCGCGTCTCCGAGGTGCTGGGCCCGGTGGGTCACGATGTCGCCGCCGCGCGCCACGGCCATCTGCTGTGGATCGGCGGCATTTTCGGGCTGTGGACCACGACCAGCCTGGTCGAGACGATCCGCGATATCCTGCACCGCGCCTACAACACCACCAAGCGCCCGCGCTTCTGGCGCTCGCGGCTGACATCCACCGCGCTGATCTTCGGGTCGGTGCTGCTGCTGCTGATCTCGCTGTCTTCGCAAGTGCTGATCTCGGCCAGCGAGACGATCATTTCGGTACTTTTTCCCAGGCTCGACGATCTTTCCGGGCAGATCGCGATTTCCAGCGCCATCAGCGCCGGCGCCCTGTTCGCGTCGATATACCTGCTGTTCTACCTGCTCACACCGTCCGCCTATCAGAAGCAAAAGTGCCCGAAATGGCCGGGTGCGGTGCTCGTCACCGCATGGTGGCTGCTCGTCGCATATACCCTGCCGAAAGTCCTCCAGACGTTTTTCTCATACGATCTTACGTATGGAAGTCTCGCCGGAGTGATGATCGCGCTTTTCTTTTTCTGGCTTGTGGGACTAGGGATGGTGGTAGGTGCCGAACTCAATGCGGCGCTCGCGGGGGCTCCCGAAGTGCCTGACACACCCGCAAGCCCCGCCACGGCCAGAGGTATCCCCTCCGGGCCGAACGACAAGGAAAGTACAGGAAGAAACGAATGACCGGTCTGATGCACGGTAAGCGCGGCCTCATAATGGGCCTTGCAAATGACAAGTCGCTGGCCTGGGGAATCGCCAAGAAGCTGCACGAACAAGGCGCCGAACTCGCCTTTTCCTACCAGGGCGAAGCTCTGGCCAAGCGGGTGAGGCCGCTGGCCGAGAGCCTGGGCAGCGATTTCCTCATCGATTGCGACGTGTCCAACATGGAAGCGCTCGACACTGCCTTCGCGCAGATCGAGGAACGGTGGGGGAAGATCGACTTCCTCGTCCACGCCATCGGCTTCTCCGACAAGAACGAACTGCGCGGGAAATACGTCGACACCAGCCTCGACAACTTCCTGATGACCATGAACATCTCGGCCTACAGCCTGGTGGCGGTGACGAAGCGGGCGCTGCCGATGATGTCGGCGGGCGGTTCGATCGTGACGCTGACCTACTACGGCGCCGAGAAGGTGGTTCCGCACTACAACGTCATGGGCGTGGCCAAGGCCGCGCTTGAGGCTTCGGTGAAGTATCTTGCCAACGACCTGGGGCCGCAGGGCATCCGCGTCAACGGCATCTCCGCCGGACCGATCAAGACGCTGGCGGCCAGCGGAATCGGCGATTTCCGCTATATTCTCAAGTGGAACGAGCTGAACGCCCCCCTGCGCCGCAACGTGACGATCGAGGATGTGGGCGGTGCGGGTCTGTACCTGCTGTCCGACCTGTCTTCGGGCGTGACCGGCGAAACCCATCATGTGGACTGCGGCTATCACGTCGTCGGCATGAAGCAGGAAGACGCCCCGGATATCGCCCTCGCCTGAGGCGGGATGCGTAGACGAACAAGGAAAAGGGGCCGGAGGTTATCCTCCGGCCCCTTTTCCTTGCCGCAAAGGTACGCATCGCCTCAGGGCTGAGGCGGCGCCGCCCGGGCCGGTGCGATGACCTCGACCTTGACCTTCTCGGGCGTGTAGGCCTTGACGAACAGCTGCCACGACGAGATCGCCAGAACGGCGGCCAGCAGCGGCTGCAGCACCTTGTCCGGCGCGTTCGTGGATAGATAGCTGCCGATGATAACGCCCGGGATCGAGCCGATCAGCAGGTTCGTCAGCAGCCCGCCGTCGACGCCCCCCATGATCCAGTGGCCAGTGCCCGCGATCAGCGCCAGCGGCACGGCATGGGCAATGTCGGACCCGACGATCCGCGACATCGGCAGGCGGGGATAAAGCATCAGCAGCACCGTCACGCCGATCGCGCCCGCGCCCACCGAGGACACCGAAACCGCCGCGCCGATCAGCGCGCCCAGCACCACCGTCCCGCCCAACACCCGGCCGGGAGAACGCACCGCGTCGAAATCGTGGGCATGGCGGAACAGCCACTTGCGGCCGATCACCGCCAGCGAAGTCAGCGCCAGCAGGCTGGCCAGCGAGATCAGGATGACGTGTTCGGTCGACTTGCCGACCTTGCCGAAACTCGCCAGCACGGCCAGCGTCACCAGCGAAGCCGGAATGCTGCCCATGGAAAGGCGCTTCACGATCTTCCATTCCACCGTCTCGCGCGAGCCGTGGACAAGCGAACCGGCGATCTTGGTAATGGCGGCGAACAGCAGGTCGGTGCCCACCGCGGTCTTGGCGCTGACGCCGAACAACAGCACCAGCAGCGGCGTCATCAGCGAACCGCCGCCAACCCCTGTCAGCCCCACCAGAACGCCGACCAGCAGCCCGGCTACGGCATGGAAGATATCAATCGACCCCGTTACGCCCATCGCGCGTACCCGCTCCCTTCAACTGGCGACCCTGCGCGCAAGGGCCTAAGCCCAAGCAGCGCACGCGGTGCCTCTGTGCCGGATTGTGGACACAAGACAAGCGCATTCGGGTTTCAGGGCGTGAAGCGGGACTTGCCCAAAGCCGCAGGACGCGGGAGCGGGGGCCGGAAAAACGCGGCCCCCGCGCCGCCTACTTGGGCTTGGGCGGGGTGGTCGCCGTGCCCAGAGCGGCATCTTCGGCCGCTTCCTGCCGCTGGCGCTGGTCGAAGTAGGCTTTTTCCGCTTCCTCGACGCGGGCCTGCTGGGCGGCGGCATCTTCGTCGATCGTGGACAGGCGCTTCTGCCGCTCTGCCGCGATCAGTTCGCCGAAGCGCACTTCCGAACCGTTCTTGCGCTCCGCCGAAGCGCGGTCGATCAGCTGCTGGGTGCAGCCGAGCGAACCGCCGGCGCCAACCGGCGAGCAGCTCAGCGTGCCAAAGGCGCCGACCGTTTCATAAGCCTGCACCTTGTTGGCCCAGGCTTCCGACTTGGGCGAATCGATGCCCCGCAGCGGCTCGGGAATACGGAACCGCTCTCCTTCGCCCTTGCGCACGCAGATCACCATTTCGCTGCCGCTGGAAGGCGGGCAGGCATCCTGGCCGTAGATGATGAGCTGATTCACCTTCTCGTCGCCAGTGCCCGCGCCGGCATCCACCGGGATGCTCTGCTGCGCAAAGGCGGGGGCGGCCGTCAGCGCCATGGCGGCGCCGAATACGGCAGAGATCAGGAGGCGGGTCATCGCGAAGGCTCCAACAGGTCGGTAACGGCAAGGTACATCATCGACATAGGTGCGTACCGGGTTGAACGATAGCTTAAGCTGCAGGCTTATCCCTGCATCCAGTCAACCCGCGAACCCTCAAATCCGTTCCGAAAGCTTTATCGCGGCCCGGCAGCCCATGCGGATGGCGTGGAATAGCAGCGGATAGGCCGGCGCCTTTTCCGCCCCGGCGGCCAGCGCGGCATCGCGGTGCTGGCGTTCCTCGTCGCGGAATTTCAGGATCGCCTCGCCCAGTTCCGGGTCTTCATCGCCCAGTTCGTCAAGCTGCTGGGTATAGTGCCGGTCGATCTCGGTCTCGATCGCGGCGGTGCAGGCCATCGCCGCTTCCGGCCCGATCAGCGCGGTCGCCGCGCCCAGCGCGAACCCGGCGACGGACCACACCGGCTGCAGCAGCGTCGGGCGCACGCCGCGCTGCGCGATCATCGCATCGAAGCGCGCCTGATGCTCGATCTCCTGCGCCGCCATGCCGGCGATCTCGGTGGAGTGCGGCCCGCGCGTGCCCATCACTGCAAGCTGGCCTGCATAGATGCGCGTCGCGCCGAATTCACCCGCCTGGTCTACCCGCAGCATCCGTTCGCTGCGCTTGGAAACCGCATTCATCACCTGGTCCTTCCACCAGCATTGCCGCTACCAGCCACCAAAGCGAACACGGCAAGCGCCCCGATCGTCGAGATCAGGAAATTCCAGCCCGCCAGCGAGATGCCCAGCAAGGACCACGGCGCCACGTCGCAGCGGATCACCGGCGCGGCCATGATCGCGGCAAGCGGATCGCCGCCGGCCGCAAAGGGGCTTGCCGTGCAGGCGGTGACACCCTGCCACCAGCCATATTCGACCCCGGCGTGAAACCCGCCGATCAGCCCGGAAACAAGCACGGCCAGCGCCGCAACCGCCACCAGCGGACGCACCGGCCGCCAGAAAAACGCCAGTGCGCCAAGCAGGATCGCGAACATGTGCGGATAGCGCTGCCACCAGCACATCTCGCACGGCGCCAGCCCGAAGACGTACTGGCTGACCAGCGCCCCGCCCAGCAGCACCGTGGGAATACCGAAAGCCAGCCAGCGCGCGGCGCGCAGACGAGGAAGGACAGGAACGGCCATCAAAACGTGCTCCTGAGACCGGTCAGCGCTTGGGGGTTGCAGCGGCGAGCGCGGGCTTGCCGGCGGTCCGTTCCAGCGTGCTGATCGCGTAATGCAGCTGGAAGTCCTTGATGCCCTGCTTTTCCAGCTCGGCCGCCGTCACCTTGAAGCGCGGATCGTCCATCTTGTCGGTCTCGAGGTCCTTGTCCTTGAGCGAGGCCTCGTTGATGAGGTGGCCGCGAAGATCGGATTCGCGCACCGCCCGCTCGGCGCGGGCCCGCGCATCGGGATCGGACAACTGCGGCACCTTGATGTCCGGGGTGATCCCGCCCTCCTGCACCGAATGGCCCGAAGGCGTGTAGTAGCGGGCCGTGGTCAACTTCACCGCGCTTTTCGCGTCGAGCGGCAGGAAGGTCTGGACCGAGCCCTTGCCGAAGGTACGTTCGCCCATGATGACCGCGCGGTGCTGGTCCTGAAGCGCGCCGGCGACGATCTCGGAAGCCGAGGCGGAGCCTGCATCGACCAGCACGATGATCGGCAGGTTCTTGGCCGCATCGCCCTTGAACATCGATTCGGCGCGGTAGAACTGGTTCTCGCTGGCATTGCGGCCGCGCTGCGAAACGATGTCGCCCTTTTCCAGGAACAGGTCGGACAGGGCCACCGCCTCGTCCAGCGAACCGCCCGGGTTGGAGCGCAGGTCAAGCACCAGGCCCGACAGCTTGCCGCCCTTGAGCGCTGCCTGCTTCTTCAAACTGGCCAGCGCGATGTTCACGTCGTTGCCGACATCGCGCGAGAACTCGTTCACCGAGATCACGCCGACATTGTCCTTCAGCTCGGAAGTCACCGGCTCCAGTTCCACCACGCCGCGCGTCACGGTGACGTCGAACGGCGCATCGCGGCCCTGGCGGAAGATCGTCAGGCGGATCGAGGTGCCGGCCGCGCCGCGCATCTTGGATACCGCCTCGTCCAGGTCGCGCTCGTAATAGAGCACGCCGTCGAGGTGAGTGATGTAGTCGCCCGCCTTGAGGCCCGCCTTTTCGGCCGGGCTGCCCTTGAACGGTGAGATGATCTTCACCGCGCCCTCATCCTCGATCACCGAGAGGCCAAGGCCGGTGTACTTGCCGTCGATCATCGTCTCGAGCCGCTGCAGCGAGGGACCGTCGAGATAGTTCGAATGCGGGTCGAGGCTGGCCAGCATGCCGTCGATCGCGCCCTTGAGCAGCTTGTTGTCGTCCACCTGGTCTACGTAGTTGTCCTTGACGATCTCGTAGATGGTGAAGAGCTTGTCGAATTCATGGCTCGCGCGGGTGTCCACCGCGGCCAGCCCGGAGGTCGCGATCGGCAGCACCGCAACGGCGGACACCAGCGCCGTGGCGCGAAGGAACGGGGCGATCTTCATCGGGCGATGTGCCTCTTTTCAGCGTCATCCGGCAGATAAGCCGGACGGGGGGTTCATGACCGTGATCCTACCGAGCCTTGGCGGCAAACGCCAGCGGATCGGCGGGCTTTCCAGCCGATATGGGTATTACCGCGCCGATCCCCATGCCCCCTCGAAACGAAAGACGAGAAACGGCGCGCCGGGCCATCATAGCGACCGGATATATTGCAGGGGATTAACAGGAACCCCGTGTTGCCGAAGTTCGACCATGATGCGCGGATTTCGCGGCCCGGAAATCCCGATGGGAGAGCCCGCCACCACCGTTTCGCCCACCGCCACGTTCAGCCGCGCAAGGCCCGTGACAAGGGAGGTCCAGCCGCCGTCATGCTCGATGATGACGATCCGGTCGTAGCCGCGATACGGCCCGGCGAAAGCCACTCGCCCCGGCGCCGGCGCAACCGCCTGCGCCTGTTCGCGCGGCGCCACCACCAGCCCGATCGAGCGGGCCTGCCCCTGTGCATTCTCGCCGAACCCGGTCACCAGCCGCCCGGTGACGGGCAGCATGTAGCTGGACAATCCAGCCGGCGGCGGCACGAACTGCGAGGCTTCTGCCACGCGCGAATCCTCGGGGCGCGGCGGGCGCACGATCGGGCCCGGCAGCGCCGCGAGCTGTTCGCGCAAAGTGCCCTGGCGGCCCATTTCCTCAACCAGATCGCCCAGATCGCGCGCCTTCTCGGCGAGCGCCACGGCCCGGTCGCCCTCCCGCGCGGCAATGCCGCTGGCCTGCCGCCCGGCAAGGCGCTGGCGCGATTCGATCACGGCGAGCTTTTGCCGGCGTTCACGCATCTGGGCCTGCGCCTGGGCAAGGCCGGCTGCGGCGGCGCGGGCCTGCCCTTCCAGCGCACGCCCCCGCTCGATCGCACCGCGCAGGGAGGCCGTGCGCCGCTCTACCTCGGGCAGCATCGTGTCGAGCATGGCGCGCATGTAGACGGCATCGCGCACCGAACCGGGGCGCAGCAGCGCCAGCAGCGGTGGGCGGCGGGAAAGGCGTTGCAGCGATCCGGTGAGCCGGGCCAGCGGGCCCTGACGTTCAGCAAGCCGGGCGCGAAGATCGGCCCGCTGCGAGGCGATCAGGCGCATCTGTGCGCGCTGCGCGGCGATGGCCGCCTCGGTTTCCTGAATGCGCGCGGCGATGGCGGCGGCTTCGCGCGCGGTACGGTCGGCCTGCTGGGTGACCTGCCGGGCGCGCACCTCCAGCCTCTCGGCCCGGCCGCGCGCTGCCGCGCCTTCGCGCCGGGCGGCCAGCATGTCCGCCTGCGCGCGCCGCGCATCCACCGCAGGGTCGAGCACGGCAAGCTGCTGCGTCATCGCCTGCGTGGCGAAGATGGCAACACCCAAGGCGGAAAGGAGCAAAAGAGAACGGACAGCAGGCTTCACTCGCGGTTAACTAGGGCACCGCGAGTCAGCCGGGAAGAGGGAACGACGATGCTGGCGTCAATACCCCCCCAGCATGCCCTACGATCTGGCGTCAGGGCGCGCTTCGCTGGGGGTGAAGCCCATTTCCGACAGAAGATCCATCAGGCGCTGGCCATCCGCACGGACCCGGCCAAGCCATTCCTTATGGTCCAGGTGACCAAGCACGGAACGCTGAAACATGCCCGCAGCGCGGGCCGTATCACGCAGGAGGTGCGGCGATATCGTGTCATCGCTGACCTGTCGGCGGATCGGGGCACGCTCCGCTTCCACGCGCGGTATGATGGTGTCGCCAGCAAGGCGGCGATCGGTCATTTCGATGTGCACTTAACAGGCTCCCGGAGCGGGCCGCCTTCCCCTGAAGGGCGCGGCCAAATTCGTTATTCCTGTTTAACGCACTGACCGGAATTAGGTTTCCCGGTTCATCGCAGATTCAGCCGGGAAATCCGCGTCAGCCCGAGCGGTGGTAGGGATGCCCGGCGAGGATCGCCGTTGCCCGCCACAATTGCTCGGCCAGCATCGCGCGGGCCATCATGTGCGGCCAGGTCATGCGCCCGAAGCATAGCAGGTGATCGGCCCGGCCCCGCGCTTCGTCGCCGTGGCCGTCGGCGGCGCCGATCAGGAAGCGGCATTCGCGCACGCCTTCATCGCGCCAGCGGCCAAGCAGCGCGGCGAATTCTTCCGAACTCATCGTCTTGCCGCGTTCGTCCAGCAGCACATCGCGACTGGGAGTCTGGGTGGGAGGAGGAATCCTGCCGCCGACATCGGGCAGTTCGCTGTGGCGAAACGGCCAGGCAATGCGCTTCGCATAGCGGTCGAGCAGGTCGGCCTCCGGCGAACGGGCGATCTTGCCGCGGGCGATGATGTGAAGCAGCATGATCCAAGTACGCACAGGACAGCGATGTCCCGGCGCAGAGTCCTTTCGAAAGGGTGCCCGGTCGTTCAGGTCGTCACTTGCGACGACCGGGGCTCATCCTCCAGCAGGCTCCCCTGAAAGGGAGCCTTGCAGCGCAGCGGTCAGGCTGCGCCGGTCGGTCCGTCGAAGCCCCACATGCGTTCCAGGTTGTAGAACGTGCGCACTTCGGGGCGGAACAGGTGGACCACCACGCCGCCGGCGTCGACCAGAACCCAGTCGGCTGCGGGCAGGCCTTCGATGCGCGGGCCGCCGAAGCCGCCCTGCTTGAGGCGTTCGCCAAGTTTCTGCGCCATGGCCGCGACCTGACGGGTGGAACGGCCGGAACCGATCACCATGAAGTCCGCGATGCTGGACTTGCCATCGAGGTCGATGGTCACGAGATCCTGCACCTGATCGTCATCCAGCGACTGGAGGATCAGGTTCAGCAGCGGATCTTCGTGCTGAACCGTGGGGCTCAGCGGGGGCGTTGCGCCGGTTGAGGCCGGCTGTATCTGTGCCTGTGGCATCTTAGTGTAGGTCTGCTCCTTTCAGGGATCGACCGGACGCGATGGAAGCCACCGTGCCGCGAGCGATCGTTTTCTTGATGTGCCGGTTGTGCAGGAGAAGGGCCGAAAAGCCTCTCACGCTGCCGATCCGTTGATGGGCGTTCCACATAGGGGCCTGTGCGTGACCGCATCTCGCGAAAATCCACCTGAGGACTTCCGTGCCCACTCCGGATCAGCCTGGCGTATAGCCGTGGCCGACCGCGTATCGGGGTCGAATCGCAACGTCACTAGCGCAGGTGCGCTCCACCTTTCCGGGCCGCGAAGACTGGTCATGGACGTCCGGTAACGCCGCAGCCAGGCCATCGCGGGGCTCGCGAGGGCAGCGCCATCATACCCCGGACGGGCGATTACCGCAATCGGCA
The DNA window shown above is from Novosphingobium sp. P6W and carries:
- the pdxH gene encoding pyridoxamine 5'-phosphate oxidase encodes the protein MDSEQAREVIPHGDPLALFTQWYDEARGTEPNDSNAMALATATPDGFPSVRMVLLKGHGPDGFVFYTNGRSRKGGEIAANPQVSLLFHWKSLRRQIRIEGVLSPVSDAEAEAYFHSRARDSQLGAVASDQSAPLDSRETFLARYEEARARFEGGEVERPAHWGGWRVRPLAMEFWQDRPYRLHERRRFEHSANGWASTLLYP
- a CDS encoding sulfite exporter TauE/SafE family protein; amino-acid sequence: MGVTGSIDIFHAVAGLLVGVLVGLTGVGGGSLMTPLLVLLFGVSAKTAVGTDLLFAAITKIAGSLVHGSRETVEWKIVKRLSMGSIPASLVTLAVLASFGKVGKSTEHVILISLASLLALTSLAVIGRKWLFRHAHDFDAVRSPGRVLGGTVVLGALIGAAVSVSSVGAGAIGVTVLLMLYPRLPMSRIVGSDIAHAVPLALIAGTGHWIMGGVDGGLLTNLLIGSIPGVIIGSYLSTNAPDKVLQPLLAAVLAISSWQLFVKAYTPEKVKVEVIAPARAAPPQP
- a CDS encoding murein hydrolase activator EnvC, coding for MKPAVRSLLLLSALGVAIFATQAMTQQLAVLDPAVDARRAQADMLAARREGAAARGRAERLEVRARQVTQQADRTAREAAAIAARIQETEAAIAAQRAQMRLIASQRADLRARLAERQGPLARLTGSLQRLSRRPPLLALLRPGSVRDAVYMRAMLDTMLPEVERRTASLRGAIERGRALEGQARAAAAGLAQAQAQMRERRQKLAVIESRQRLAGRQASGIAAREGDRAVALAEKARDLGDLVEEMGRQGTLREQLAALPGPIVRPPRPEDSRVAEASQFVPPPAGLSSYMLPVTGRLVTGFGENAQGQARSIGLVVAPREQAQAVAPAPGRVAFAGPYRGYDRIVIIEHDGGWTSLVTGLARLNVAVGETVVAGSPIGISGPRNPRIMVELRQHGVPVNPLQYIRSL
- a CDS encoding S41 family peptidase, which produces MKIAPFLRATALVSAVAVLPIATSGLAAVDTRASHEFDKLFTIYEIVKDNYVDQVDDNKLLKGAIDGMLASLDPHSNYLDGPSLQRLETMIDGKYTGLGLSVIEDEGAVKIISPFKGSPAEKAGLKAGDYITHLDGVLYYERDLDEAVSKMRGAAGTSIRLTIFRQGRDAPFDVTVTRGVVELEPVTSELKDNVGVISVNEFSRDVGNDVNIALASLKKQAALKGGKLSGLVLDLRSNPGGSLDEAVALSDLFLEKGDIVSQRGRNASENQFYRAESMFKGDAAKNLPIIVLVDAGSASASEIVAGALQDQHRAVIMGERTFGKGSVQTFLPLDAKSAVKLTTARYYTPSGHSVQEGGITPDIKVPQLSDPDARARAERAVRESDLRGHLINEASLKDKDLETDKMDDPRFKVTAAELEKQGIKDFQLHYAISTLERTAGKPALAAATPKR
- a CDS encoding demethoxyubiquinone hydroxylase family protein, which produces MNAVSKRSERMLRVDQAGEFGATRIYAGQLAVMGTRGPHSTEIAGMAAQEIEHQARFDAMIAQRGVRPTLLQPVWSVAGFALGAATALIGPEAAMACTAAIETEIDRHYTQQLDELGDEDPELGEAILKFRDEERQHRDAALAAGAEKAPAYPLLFHAIRMGCRAAIKLSERI
- a CDS encoding 23S rRNA (pseudouridine(1915)-N(3))-methyltransferase RlmH; its protein translation is MLLHIIARGKIARSPEADLLDRYAKRIAWPFRHSELPDVGGRIPPPTQTPSRDVLLDERGKTMSSEEFAALLGRWRDEGVRECRFLIGAADGHGDEARGRADHLLCFGRMTWPHMMARAMLAEQLWRATAILAGHPYHRSG
- a CDS encoding YihY/virulence factor BrkB family protein, which gives rise to MASDAPGAADGAGGQHRPEPHQHEPHRHEPLRRKLKRKAGPGTRFFRVVMRVINGTWDDGFIHAGNLAYMTLLALFPFFIALAAIFSALGEQDQLGASIDAVLRALPPRVSEVLGPVGHDVAAARHGHLLWIGGIFGLWTTTSLVETIRDILHRAYNTTKRPRFWRSRLTSTALIFGSVLLLLISLSSQVLISASETIISVLFPRLDDLSGQIAISSAISAGALFASIYLLFYLLTPSAYQKQKCPKWPGAVLVTAWWLLVAYTLPKVLQTFFSYDLTYGSLAGVMIALFFFWLVGLGMVVGAELNAALAGAPEVPDTPASPATARGIPSGPNDKESTGRNE
- the fabI gene encoding enoyl-ACP reductase FabI, whose protein sequence is MTGLMHGKRGLIMGLANDKSLAWGIAKKLHEQGAELAFSYQGEALAKRVRPLAESLGSDFLIDCDVSNMEALDTAFAQIEERWGKIDFLVHAIGFSDKNELRGKYVDTSLDNFLMTMNISAYSLVAVTKRALPMMSAGGSIVTLTYYGAEKVVPHYNVMGVAKAALEASVKYLANDLGPQGIRVNGISAGPIKTLAASGIGDFRYILKWNELNAPLRRNVTIEDVGGAGLYLLSDLSSGVTGETHHVDCGYHVVGMKQEDAPDIALA
- the rsfS gene encoding ribosome silencing factor, with the protein product MPQAQIQPASTGATPPLSPTVQHEDPLLNLILQSLDDDQVQDLVTIDLDGKSSIADFMVIGSGRSTRQVAAMAQKLGERLKQGGFGGPRIEGLPAADWVLVDAGGVVVHLFRPEVRTFYNLERMWGFDGPTGAA
- a CDS encoding DnaJ C-terminal domain-containing protein; protein product: MAADPYTTLGVTRGATEKDIKSAYRKLAKELHPDTNKDNPKATERFSEVTRAYDLLSDKAKRAQFDRGEIDADGNPASPFGGGGFGGGYGGGQGGQRGFGGGMGGEDGIDLEDLFGGIFGGGARGGMGGMGGGMGGGARGRAAPRGANVNYRLAVPLPDAAELKSQRITLSDGKTIDLKLPAGVEDGTQMRLGGKGEVGPGGAGDATVTIQIQPHAFFKQDGDDLRVDLPITLDEALAGAKVKAPTAAGAVMLSVPPGASSGKVLRLKGRGMTRKDASRGDLLITLQIVLPEADAEASAELARRLEGWSDPRDVRAKLGV
- a CDS encoding disulfide bond formation protein B, with translation MAVPVLPRLRAARWLAFGIPTVLLGGALVSQYVFGLAPCEMCWWQRYPHMFAILLGALAFFWRPVRPLVAVAALAVLVSGLIGGFHAGVEYGWWQGVTACTASPFAAGGDPLAAIMAAPVIRCDVAPWSLLGISLAGWNFLISTIGALAVFALVAGSGNAGGRTR